GATCGGCAGAGAGTACTCGATCGCATGGTCGACGAATCCCTGCTGCTGGGCAGGGCGGTTGAACTGGGCCTGGTCGGCCGCGACCCGGCGGCCCGCAAGGCGCTGGTGTCGGCGGTGGTTGATTCGGTGGTGACCGACAGCAGCGACCTCGACCCTGGTGACGAGCAACTACGGGAGTTTTTCGAGGACAACCGCGACTACTTCCGCTCCTCGCCGCGGTTGGTGGTCGAGCAGATGTTCTTCAGCAGTGGGCGAGCCGGCCTGGACCATGCGCTGCGCGCTGACAAGGCGCTTGCCCGCTTGCGCGCGGGAGAGTCAGCAGAGTTGGTGGCCCGCGAGCTGGCCGACCGGTCGGCGCTGCCCCTGCCGGCCCAGCCGCTGCCGCCGGCGAAGCTGCGCGACTACCTCGGACCCACCGCCGTGCGCACCGCCATGGGTCTCGGCGAAGGCGAGTACAGTGAGGTGCTGCCCGGCGTTGGTGGCTCGCGGGTGCTGCGGCTTCTCGGGCGCGTGGAGGCGGCCGAGCCAGCGTTCGAGATGAGCAGAGCGCAGGTGCTGAACGAGTACCGCCGCCGCGCCGGGGATGACGCCCTGCGGGCTTACATCGATCGCATGAAGCGTCGGGCGAGCGTCGAG
The Candidatus Binatota bacterium DNA segment above includes these coding regions:
- a CDS encoding peptidyl-prolyl cis-trans isomerase — its product is MKDGDTVGPGEARWSTIAVLMGLAAGVFMTAAGLMTGGSRHSSGLAPGIAATVNGRELLVEDLERLAAGLAAEDRVVTLEDRQRVLDRMVDESLLLGRAVELGLVGRDPAARKALVSAVVDSVVTDSSDLDPGDEQLREFFEDNRDYFRSSPRLVVEQMFFSSGRAGLDHALRADKALARLRAGESAELVARELADRSALPLPAQPLPPAKLRDYLGPTAVRTAMGLGEGEYSEVLPGVGGSRVLRLLGRVEAAEPAFEMSRAQVLNEYRRRAGDDALRAYIDRMKRRASVEIAEGYR